The genomic interval TCGCTATCTAATTTTTCCCTTGACATCGTATATCTTTTTTGCTATATAGTGTATATCTTTAATATATCCTTGAATAGGAGGGAATTATATGACTTCCAAAACACTGGTGGTGCTTGAGCCGACGATGAGAGAATCGGTGGAAAGAATTGCGCGTGAAAATGAAATCTCCATATCGGGGGTTTGCCGCGACCTCATAAAAGAAGCCCTCGATATTTACGAGGACAAATACTGGAGCGCGGTCGCCGCACAAAGAGAAGAAGGTTTTAATTGGCGAACCAAAGGGCTCTCTCACAACAAGGTTTGGGGCAAGAAATAAAATGCTTTATACCTTGTTGTACCATCCAAAAGTAAAGTCCGTTGATATTCCTTCTCTCAATCCCGCCGACAATGATACTATCCGGCGGGCCATAGAGCAAAGATTGCTCGCCGACCCCGCGAAATACGGACTTCCGTTGAAGTGGGGTTTGAAGGGGTACAGAAAATTAAGGGTGGGGGACTATCGCATTATTTATTACGTATCCGGAAACGAAATAAGAGTGGTGATAATAGGCCATAGGAAAGATGTTTACAACCGCGCCGCGAGGCGTCTGACGAAATGAAACCCCGCGCCTTTGGAAACTCGTCATCCGAAAAAGTTAGTTTCACGCCTTGACAACCCCGCCGATTATTTATATAATATACCAATCATCTATGGATGATATGTATAATCAGACAAATGAAAATAACATCAAGAATCTGCTACGGCTTAAGAATTCTGGAAGTCCTTGCCGACGAATATAAAAAATCTGGCGGGAATAACTATGTTTCTTCGAGCGCCATTGCGCTGCGCGAAAAAATATCAAAGAGATACGCCGACGGTCTTCTGGCCCTTCTTACACTTGCCGACATAGTGGCCGCCCGTCACGGCTCGTCCGGCGGATACGTCCTTACGCGGCCGCCTTCGTCGATAACGGTGCGCGACGTATTTGAGGCGCTTGAGGGCTATACGCTCTCATCCAGATGTCTCGATAAAAAAAGCGGCTGCTCCAAACGCTCGGATTGCTCCGGCCGCAAGATATGGAAAAAGCTCGAATCCGAAATGTTAAAAACTCTCACTAACACCACTTTGGCGGATCTTTGAACAAATGATATATCTCGACAATGCGTCCACCACATTCCCGAAGCCGCCCGAAGTCGTAACGGCCGTAACGGAGTTTCTTCGAGCCGGCGCTGTGAACCCCGGCAGGGGGAATTACGCCGCCGCCCTTGCCGCCGCAAAAATAATAGAAGACGCCCGTTTCAGGGTCGCCTCGCTTTTCGGCATCAAAAACCCGTCGCGGTTGGCGTTTACACTCAACGCCACCGACGCGCTGAATGCCGCCATAAAAGGTTTTGTGCGCTCGGGCGACCGCGTTGTGGCGACCACACTGGAACATAATGCCGTCGTGCGGCCGCTTTCGACGTTGTCGCGCAAGGGTCTGATAGATGTCGAGTTTGTGCGGCATACGCCGGAAGGGCTGATAGAGCCGTCGGCCATAGAAAAATCGCTCGAGAAAAAAACACGCCTCGTGGCGATGACCCACGGCTCAAACGTATTCGGCGCCGTCACGGATATTGAGGCGGTTGCGGCGATTTGCCGTCGGAAAAACGTCGCCTTGCTTGTGGACGCCTCTCAGACCGCAGGCCATGTCCGGCTGGATGTTGAAAAACTCGGACTTGATTTTG from Elusimicrobia bacterium HGW-Elusimicrobia-1 carries:
- a CDS encoding antitoxin, RHH family protein, which gives rise to MTSKTLVVLEPTMRESVERIARENEISISGVCRDLIKEALDIYEDKYWSAVAAQREEGFNWRTKGLSHNKVWGKK
- a CDS encoding type II toxin-antitoxin system RelE/ParE family toxin encodes the protein MLYTLLYHPKVKSVDIPSLNPADNDTIRRAIEQRLLADPAKYGLPLKWGLKGYRKLRVGDYRIIYYVSGNEIRVVIIGHRKDVYNRAARRLTK
- a CDS encoding cysteine desulfurase, with the translated sequence MIYLDNASTTFPKPPEVVTAVTEFLRAGAVNPGRGNYAAALAAAKIIEDARFRVASLFGIKNPSRLAFTLNATDALNAAIKGFVRSGDRVVATTLEHNAVVRPLSTLSRKGLIDVEFVRHTPEGLIEPSAIEKSLEKKTRLVAMTHGSNVFGAVTDIEAVAAICRRKNVALLVDASQTAGHVRLDVEKLGLDFVAFSGHKGLYGPTGTGCLYVREGIEISPWREGGAGEGQARASSEELKMPLFIETGTQNTVGIAGLGAAAKFVADNFSEIESRAAKLTRIIIEGLSSIKNVEVLGPKDESAKLPVVSFIVRRDNFSANAMSLALDEGYAISVRGGEHCAPLAHKGFYESGTLRASPGFFNTPEHAEKFVEAVAGLLR